The Thermasporomyces composti region CAGAAGTCACAGCCACAACTCCACGGGCCACAGCCACGTCGCGGCCGACCCCTGAACACCGACCCCCGAATACCGACCCCCGAATACCGACCCCCGAATACCGACACTGAAACGATCGCCACCGTGTACGTCTCGCGCCTGTCCCTCACGGACTTCCGCAACTACCCGAGCGCCGAGGTCTCCCTGGAACCCGGCGTCTCGATCTTCGTCGGGCTCAACGGGCAGGGCAAGACGAACCTGGTGGAGGCGGTGGCCTACCTCGCCACCCTGAGCTCGCACCGGGTTGCCAGCGACGCTCCCTTGATCCGGTCCGGCGCCGAGTACGCGATCGTTCGGGGCGAGGTGGTCCGCCAGGGGCGCCGCGCCCTCATCGAGATCCAGATCATTCCGGGCCGCTCCAACCGCGCCCGGCTGAACCGTGCGCCGGTCTCCAGGCCCCGCGACGTCGCGGGCATTCTCCGGACCGTGGTGTTCGCGCCGGAGGACTTGGCGCTCGTCAAAGGTGACCCGGACACCCGTCGGCGCTTCCTCGACGACCTGCTGGTGGCCCGGGCGCCTCGCCTCGCGGGCGTCCGACAGGACTACGACCGCGTCCTCAAACAGCGCAACACCCTGCTCAAGACAGCTCAGCAGGCCTCGTCGGGGGCGCTGCGCACGCTCGACGTGTGGGACGTCCACCTCGCTCGCCTCGGCGGGGAGCTGCTGGCCGCACGCCTGGCCACGGTCGAGGTGCTGCGTCCGCTGGTCGCGAAGGCGTACGCGCAGGTCTCGCCTGGGCACCACGACGCCCGGATCGACTACCGCAGCGGCACCGACTTGGGCGACGCCACCTCGGCAGAGGACCTCGCCGCGAGGCTCGCCGCCGCGCTCGCCGATCGACGGGACGAGGAGGTGCGGCGTGGTGTGTCCCTGGTCGGCCCGCATCGGGACGACCTCCTCCTGAGTCTCGGGGAGTTCCCGGCGAAGGGCTACGCCAGCCATGGCGAGAGCTGGTCGATGGCGCTGGCCCTGCGGCTGGCGGCGTACGACCTGCTGTGTGAGGACGGCGGGGAGCCGGTGCTCATCCTCGACGACGTGTTCGCCGAGCTCGACGCCGGACGGCGGAGCCGACTGGCGGCGCTGGTGGCGCACGCTGAGCAGGTTCTGGTGACGGCTGCCGTACCCGAGGACATCCCCGCGGAGTTGAACGGTGTGCGGTACGAGGTCGCCGGAGGGGAGGTGCGTCGTGTCGACTGAGCCGCCCGCACGATCGTCGTCCTCCCGGTCGCCGTCGTCCTCCCGGTCGCCGTCTCCTCCACCACCGGCTCCGTCATCGTCGCCTCCCCGCTCACCCTCGTCGGGTCCAGCCTCGTCGGGTCCAGCCTCGTCGGGTCCAGCCTCGTCGGGTCCGGTCTCGTCGGGTCCGGCGTCGTCAGGAACTGCCGCGGGGGCGGACCTGTCGTGGGACCCCGCTGGCCTCGACCTGGCTCGCGCGGTCGCGGCGTCGCTGAGCGCGGCCGGACGGCCGAGCCGTCCACGGGGCCGCGCCGGCACCGGTGCCCGGTCGAGAGGGACGACGGGCCGCTCGGGCGCCGAGGCCACCCTGTCCGGCGCCGCGCCTGACGACCGTGATCCTCAGCACCTCGACGCGGCGATCGAGCGGCTCGTCCACGAGCGGGGCTGGGTGACCGAGGTCGCGGTCGCCGGCGCGATCGCGCGGTGGGACGTCATCGTCGGCCCGGAGGTCGCCGCGCACTGCCGGGCGGTGCGCTTCGCCGACGGGGAGCTGACCGTCCAGGCCGATTCCACGGCGTGGGCGACCCAGGTGCGGCTGCTCGCGCCGAGCCTGGTTCGGCGTCTGAACGAGGAGCTCGGGGATGGAACGGTGCGCCGGGTGACCGTGGTCGGCCCGTCGGCGCCGAGGTGGCGCGGGCGCTCCCGCCGCACCCGCGACAGTCGGGGGCCTCGAGACACCTACGGGTGACGGCGCCGACCTCGCGCCCCAGGGTGGGAGCGAGTCGTCGAGGCGGTACGTCTCAGTCGTGGGCCTGTGTCAGGAAGGTGAAGGGTCCACGCAGAGCCGAGTGGGACGCGAAGATTCGGAGGGTCCACGGAGACTGACAGTGTTCGTCCCAGCACGGTCCGAGCGCTTCGTAGCGGGCCCGTCACCGTCGACACAACGCTTCTGGGCGCCTTGGGACCCCGGCGTACGAAGGGGGGTACCTGAGCGGTAGTTGAGGCGGCCAGAATGCCTCCAGAGCCCTCTGACGGCGGTCTTTGCCGCGTCCGCGGGTACACTGGAGGCCAATGAAGGCCGCTCCGCCTGACCGCGGCCGCGGTAGTCGGTCGCGCCAGCCGGGGCGGCTTCTTCGTGTCCCGCGAACAGGAGGTCAACCCCACGTGACGACTGGTGACGTGCCGCAGTACGACGCTAGCGCCATCACCGTTCTCGAAGGGCTGGACGCCGTACGCAAGCGGCCGGGCATGTACATCGGCTCGACCGGCGAGCGGGGGCTCCACCA contains the following coding sequences:
- the recF gene encoding DNA replication/repair protein RecF (All proteins in this family for which functions are known are DNA-binding proteins that assist the filamentation of RecA onto DNA for the initiation of recombination or recombinational repair.) — translated: MYVSRLSLTDFRNYPSAEVSLEPGVSIFVGLNGQGKTNLVEAVAYLATLSSHRVASDAPLIRSGAEYAIVRGEVVRQGRRALIEIQIIPGRSNRARLNRAPVSRPRDVAGILRTVVFAPEDLALVKGDPDTRRRFLDDLLVARAPRLAGVRQDYDRVLKQRNTLLKTAQQASSGALRTLDVWDVHLARLGGELLAARLATVEVLRPLVAKAYAQVSPGHHDARIDYRSGTDLGDATSAEDLAARLAAALADRRDEEVRRGVSLVGPHRDDLLLSLGEFPAKGYASHGESWSMALALRLAAYDLLCEDGGEPVLILDDVFAELDAGRRSRLAALVAHAEQVLVTAAVPEDIPAELNGVRYEVAGGEVRRVD
- a CDS encoding DUF721 domain-containing protein, whose translation is MSTEPPARSSSSRSPSSSRSPSPPPPAPSSSPPRSPSSGPASSGPASSGPASSGPVSSGPASSGTAAGADLSWDPAGLDLARAVAASLSAAGRPSRPRGRAGTGARSRGTTGRSGAEATLSGAAPDDRDPQHLDAAIERLVHERGWVTEVAVAGAIARWDVIVGPEVAAHCRAVRFADGELTVQADSTAWATQVRLLAPSLVRRLNEELGDGTVRRVTVVGPSAPRWRGRSRRTRDSRGPRDTYG